One Brassica napus cultivar Da-Ae chromosome C2, Da-Ae, whole genome shotgun sequence DNA window includes the following coding sequences:
- the LOC125581336 gene encoding uncharacterized protein LOC125581336: MASSYSEKPQEEEETFEDRIEDQPYVKPPPFDIRILTPDQRDELHRLQKMKKNRDKTKRNLAQLIRIHLIRDRAEFEEREVTQYELDAACALNEVMYWAPPLQLEGIEISTLKLQLEEICLPCGENNISGLNSLVLMNECLDLICETKKLDELRIEKLVRDHIEVCFDKSYLCASFDLESEFFILDEPRPLLELPDLGDELDVDKLLLEIENPHAENYHENVNIVYYLIDGDRVDYFVKTSFEHVVDFVFPPNAFDSHDHLNLKEHFITHVISLVKLFEEKYVYFLWTVVCSFAYLVPCSWRRGTKGALAQPFDTYD, from the coding sequence ATGGCTTCAAGCTACTCTGAGAAgccacaagaagaggaagagacatTTGAAGATCGCATTGAAGATCAGCCATATGTGAAGCCACCACCCTTTGATATACGCATACTCACACCAGACCAAAGGGATGAGTTGCATCGGCttcagaaaatgaaaaagaatcgGGACAAGACAAAGAGAAACCTAGCACAACTTATCCGGATACACCTCATTAGGGACCGAGCAGAGTTTGAAGAAAGGGAGGTTACCCAGTATGAGTTAGATGCTGCTTGTGCCCTTAATGAGGTAATGTATTGGGCTCCACCACTCCAACTGGAAGGTATAGAAATTTCCACTTTAAAACTTCAACTCGAGGAAATATGCTTGCCTTGTGGTGAGAATAATATCTCTGGTCTTAATTCTCTTGTGCTCATGAATGAATGTCTTGATCTGATATGTGAAACTAAGAAACTAGATGAGTTGAGAATAGAAAAGCTTGTTAGAGATCATATTGAAGTTTGTTTTGACAAGAGCTATCTATGTGCTTCATTTGATCTTGAATCTGAGTTTTTCATTCTTGATGAACctagacctcttcttgaacTTCCTGATTTAGGGGATGAACTTGATGTGGATAAGCTCTTGCTTGAGATAGAAAACCCCCATGCTGAAAACTATCATGAGAATGTGAACATTGTGTATTATTTGATtgatggagatagagttgaCTACTTTGTTAAAACCTCATTTGAACATGTAGTTGATTTTGTGTTTCCACCTAATGCTTTTGATTCTCATGATCATCTGAACCTCAAGGAGCATTTCATAACTCATGTCATATCTTTAGTGAAGCTCTTTGAGGAAAAATATGTCTATTTTCTATGGACAGTAGTGTGCTCCTTTGCATACTTGGTTCCTTGTTCTTGGAGGAGAGGGACCAAAGGTGCATTGGCTCAACCTTTTGATACTTATGATTAG